Proteins from a genomic interval of Cottoperca gobio chromosome 8, fCotGob3.1, whole genome shotgun sequence:
- the pet100 gene encoding protein PET100 homolog, mitochondrial isoform X2 — MIKLPKMVLYLSFPVTMFWISNQAEYFEEYIVKRKREIFPPDEKLHRKELEDFKERMRVRREKRILKEISMESEN; from the exons ATGATTAAACTTCCAAAG ATGGTGCTGTATCTGTCCTTTCCTGTGACCATGTTCTGGATCTCAAATCAAGCAGAGTATTTTGAAGAGTACATAGTGAAGAGAAAG AGGGAGATCTTCCCCCCTGATGAGAAACTGCAT aggAAAGAGTTGGAGGACTTCAAAGAGCGAATGCGTGTTCGTAGGGAGAAGCGAATATTGAAAGAGATTTCTATGGAGTCTGAGAATTGA
- the pet100 gene encoding protein PET100 homolog, mitochondrial isoform X1, whose amino-acid sequence MGVKIEVFRMVLYLSFPVTMFWISNQAEYFEEYIVKRKREIFPPDEKLHRKELEDFKERMRVRREKRILKEISMESEN is encoded by the exons ATGGGTGTTAAAATTGAGGTGTTTAGA ATGGTGCTGTATCTGTCCTTTCCTGTGACCATGTTCTGGATCTCAAATCAAGCAGAGTATTTTGAAGAGTACATAGTGAAGAGAAAG AGGGAGATCTTCCCCCCTGATGAGAAACTGCAT aggAAAGAGTTGGAGGACTTCAAAGAGCGAATGCGTGTTCGTAGGGAGAAGCGAATATTGAAAGAGATTTCTATGGAGTCTGAGAATTGA